The sequence below is a genomic window from Haematobia irritans isolate KBUSLIRL chromosome 3, ASM5000362v1, whole genome shotgun sequence.
aaatttcaatagcaatttactggtttcaatttgttgactttttatgTTGCCACATATTTATGTCACCATTATACAATGCGACTCTTTGCCGAATATCATTCAACTCTTGCCATTCACCACATttattgtaatgaaattttaaaatttctacacaaaggagttttttttttggtattaaacAAGGGTTGATTTCAACTATGAAGGATATTGTATTTCAACACCAATCATTTCCAATACCCCATAGCTAAGGGCAACTGGCCATAGTCAATGTCAATCGTTCAACTAATAGAGTTTAATACCAGATTTACTATCAATAAGCGTCTCATGATGGTTGTTGACGCAATGTAAAATGATTTTGTGATAAAAATCAAGCGCATGTTATAGATTTAGCCAAACTGGGTGTATATTGGTGGATGTTACCAATACTATGGGTACTGCAGTATTCTTTGTTGGAAAAAAACGATTCTAAAACAATGCTAGGGTCACGTGCTTTTCAAAGTACCTTTGATTTCCGGTTTAAAGTTTcccaataattcagaaaaagaaAAATGACAGCAATTCTAAATAATCTTTGCAAgttgattaaaatttcttttgaactcTTGTTCTGGTTGTGTATTAGGACACTCATGTTGTTGAATTTTATCATGCTATTCCCAAGATTTAATAAGATCATTTAtcttaatttttgcatttttttttgtacaaaaaattcaCTGGACCCTTGTTAGATTAGAAGAGTGGGTTATACTCAACTAATGTGGTAATTAATGTATTCCCCTTTTGGACCCAAAGGAAAACCATACTATAACTAACATTACATGCTGCtttgtttcttgttttttttacgACAAAAGGCTTCCCAAACgagaaaattccatttggtttAACATTAGATCCTAAGTCACGTCTGACATTTTTTCCTAAGCAAAGTGACCAACTGCAATAAATCAGTGTTTGCTTTTCTTatttcacaaataaataaatatccctATATTGTCCTGCCCCATTCCTTGCTGCCGTACGAAGTGAAGAAAGGGTTTGGTGTCCATGAATGTCCCAAAGGAGTGATAAGTTAAAATTGTAAGCAGCTGAAATTCattcacaaaaatacaccaacaacgTTCCAACAAACCAAACCAATGTTGTCCCATTAATGAATGTTTTATGTTTAGAGAAATGTGTATTGTTGTTGGTAATCATTTATCCGGTGGTTATTTAAATGGAAAGCACCAGAAAATCACATCATTTTTTTGGTGGTTTTACAAAACATTATCCTCTCTTTTGAGGATATCTGGAATTTGTTATACCAAAATAGTAATTTCTCATTTCTACAAACAAAAGTTGTAAGTTTGGTAATGTTATGCAAATATTTTGggttttggataaaatttattaaattatcctATTAGAGTAATGTAAGAacattatatatgggagccacaaTAGTGCATTGGTTATAATTGCCCGTCATCCTTGCATATAGTAGTTTCAGCCGAACACTAACAGGTTTTCTGCAATTGATACTGGTTCTTTGGGGTTTCGAAGCTTTTCGAAGTAGTCTGGAaatcacagaaaaataaaattttcgtcctATCGCCCTTTTAATCTGCAACACTGTTACatccaaaatttttgcataggcctttttattttttcaaaatttggataaGACATTTATGGTCAGTTTCTTATCCTCCAATAAGTACCTAACAGGAGGAGAAAACATCGTTTAGTAAAGTTTTTGTATGCacagaaaacataattttttttctttaatcacgaaaattgatccaattaatttttaatttaattttcttcaaagcactgaaatgatattatcaatcacaaaattatttgaaccaattaaaacattaatttatacaatttttgcgATGTTATGATAAACAAATTATGGgccatttaattgattttttttgtaattcttctttttcttcgaaattaagcgatcaaattaatttttaattgcttcAGTCACGGAAATGATAATATTAAAAACCATAGCCAATTGAGAatttaatgattcaattaaatggaaaaatcaaataatgAGTTCCGTTATTTTCTCAACACGATCTTTAATAGAAACGTTATATTTTTCAAGTTTCCCAGCTTTTCAATGTTTTCCCAATGTCTCTCAAGATATTGAATTGTTTCTTATCTacatttcgaaaaatattatatgcctgGGTtcataaagttgacacttttgtaaattttctgacaataattacatatagaaaGTACCCCCGCGACATATTTAGTACCTTTTCaaccttttttaggtttttaaattaaaatcagtTTATCCCTATAGACAATTGGAACATTTCTCTGGaatcaaatagaaaatgttttttttttacaaaatgctgAGAATATACAATATAACGGTGATAAATAGGTCCGAATGAGACAAATCCTAAGCaaggttgtcacagttggtagaattctgccaaaaaaggtagattttttactgttggtagaatttttaatgtaatgaaatgaaaattttctattgaaataacatttggagaaaaatttatatagaaataaaattttgagaaaatgttctatagaaataaaatgctgacaaaaccttctacagaaataaaattttgagaaattttctatagaaataaaattttaagtaaattttctataaacataaaattttaacaaaattttctgtagaaatgaaattttgagataattttctgtagaaatgaaattttgagaaaattttcttgtaaatcaatcgcattatctatagaaataaaattttgagaaaattatccatagaaataaaattttgagaaaattttctgtagaaataaaattttgagaaattttctataaacataaaattttaacaaaattttctgtagaaatgaaattttgagaaaattttctgtagaaatgaaattttgagaaaattttctgtagaaatgaaattttgagaaaattttcttgtaaaTCAATCGCATCATCGCGCCTAAATACACATTTTCGAATTCatgtttggatcattccccagcaagttataataaaatttgttcaaaaagttataattttattctgcttttacagatttattttggATGTTAGCGGCAAAACCCGAACGTAATAATCACCTTAAATCATAAAGATCGTAAATAATAGAAAGAGAAATACATAACTGttttaggtgggtattaagtacaagtttagccgctaaaatcgtcattttgttcactaaagtgaaaactaaatcagtaaaaaaaggcataaaattatacatatttgttgcagatttcattataacttgatggggaatagcccaaagcaaattttcataaagtttgtattccttaatatggattattaaagaaaagtaatcgtgaacaaATGAcaactttagccgctaaaggtaggtattaagttcgagtttagggtaggtactatgttcggttttcgagttgaaaaccacattattttcgcgattacttttccttaaataatcaaaattataaatgaaaacaaacttattcctgtaaagtcttgccgaaaactaatggaacaagaaactacacatcaattgagttaatttgtctgctttatattgaactgttttaataaagtaaccactaaaatttcaacgcgaaaagcgaacatagtacttacctttagccgctaaaaacgtaattttttcacgattacttttctttaataatccattttaaggaatacaaactttgtgaaaatttgctttgggcttttccccatcaagttataataaaatttgcaacaaatacgtataatttcatgcatttttcttactgatttagttttcactttagcgattttagcggctaaactcgaacttaatactcaccttaaactcgaacttaatacccaccttttctCTTCGAAAATTTGTCTTCATCAATATGTTAAAACGTTCTGATTTACCGGTGGAGATCATATTTATAATACCGTGGTAGCAACGAAtggaataacaaaaattaatttttttttccaaaataaaagcaatttgtaaaattatttttttaaaaccaaagttatttgtaaaatcaattaattcttctttttcaaatcaattatCATGTGTGCTAGTAAACAATTGAGTCACTGTAATCATTTTTGTGACAttttgcgatgttgtcaataatATTTCGAGGAAATAAAcgcaaaaaaactaccaaaatggctgttttttcctccaaaatatattgtcaacactgTCATTTTCCAACGCGAAAGAATGATTTACGGGAATTTTTTTCGCGCCAACAAACATAGTAGCGGCCTTAAGATTAAATTGTAAAAGGGAATAATGAAACAAATCTACTTTAGCAAATGTTGCTAAAAACAAaccaaatttcttatttttttagttttggccAATAGTATTATTGGCcaaacttattcaatttgtcgaaaaagccttgctttcgagatatcgacatcttaaaatcggtattttcctttatatttttgttaattctgacagcaatttttcatgaaatgaatgaaatttcacttttttgtatttttggtaaaaatagtacattttaaaacaaaatattaaataaaaattttgttggaagaGCGTAGTTTTCGAAAGTCTCAAACTCCGGTCTTCGGCCGGACCCAATGTAGGCTAACGCCTACTTTGTGGTCTTTCCGACAAAAACttgtatataacattttttgtttaaaatcgaAAAGTCTACAAGCTggccaaaaatttgtccaatcgGACCACCTgtactaaagtagatttaagGCGGAATAAATATAAAGTACGTACTCCTATCTTACCATCGTAGCAGACTACATTTTTCTCACGGTATAAATCCACATTATGTGTGCCTCATGATTCCGAATAATTGAATGAGTACTCGGTATATACCACATTTTACCATCACtaacaagaaaaacaaaacgtgCAAGTTGTCAGATTTTCGGATTGTTTCATCGTAACGtacgtgtgtatgtgtgtggctGCTGCATGCGTGTGTTTTCATTGTTATTTATTCTAAATTTGCGAACTTGTGAAATACAaccaaatattaattaaatttaagatgAAACTACAGGTTAAAACACTCAATCAGAAATCCCTTGTTGTGGAGATTGATGAAACAAAGACGGTCTATGACCTAAAGAAAGAATTGTCACTCTATCCAGACATAGGGGTTAAGCCAGAATTCCAGAAGTTAATTTATGCCGGGAAAATACTCAGCAACGAGGAAACCATCAAATCCTATAATATTGATGTAAAAAAGTTTCTGGTCATTATGATATTAAAACAGCCTCTGCCCCTGATAGAGAAGCCAGAGTCATCAACATCTGTCAAAGAGGAAAAGCCAGCAGAGGATAAACCCAAACCAAAGGAAGAAAGCACCGCAGCGGAATTTAAGACACCTCCTCCTCCTCCGGCACAACCTGCGGCTACAACACCAACAGCAGCATCCGCCACATCTAATCCGGAAACTGATGCCATGGTGGCCCAAATTGTCAGCATGGGCTATGTAGAGCATGATGTTCGTAGAGCTTTAAGGGCAAGTTTCAACAATCCAGAGAGGGCTATTGAGTACTTGATAGAGGGTATACCCACGTCACCATCAACACCAGAAGGTGATAGTTATACAGACACAGATGCTGATCTTTCCATGACACCATTTGAAGTTTTTAGAGGAGATCCAGTGTTTCAGAATTTGCGAAGTGCTTTGCAACAACATCCTGAATTAATAGATGCAGCTATACAAAGAATTGGAGAAACCAATCCAGCGCTCTTAGAGCTGATTAGTGAAAATCAACAGGAATTTCTTAGCATGCTTATAGATGGTTCagatgatgatgaagatgacgacgatgatgattCGAGTTGAGTTAGAGGAGACCATCTAAAATAATTTATCCAAATTGGGCAAAGATAccaattgtaaaatattttctactctCTGAACTGTAAAATTTACTGTTTTcatgtttttttcttatttagttCCAGATCCAATATGATACATTATTGGAAATGTGTTAAAATGCCacatattttgaatttaatgttttttatatcGAATAAATTATTCTCTTGGAAATGAGTTTGTTTTGAAGTTaaatcaagtttttattttgcgTTTCATAAGTATTGCTATTGTCCATTGTACGGCCGATTAAAGCTTATGAATTTTaaactattgaaatgaaataccACTGCCAATTAAGAGAAACAAGCTACAGTGAAATCTCTCAAACTTTGACACTCCAAAACCGGACACCCCTCAAATGGGGACAGTTGTCCGGGGACATTGgcaatattaacacattaaaattaacctctcatggggacagttgtctggggacatttgcaatattaacacattaaaattaacctctcatacctggacacctcccaaatgtggacaaaatttaggtgaCCGTCTACCTTtgggaggtttcactgtatatatgtTTCTGATCCATTTGTCCCACAATTACTCGagctttttccatattttaaatcaactttccaaaaaaaaaaatagcatttCAAATATCAAAAGGAGTTATAGAGCATAGTGTGAACGTTAGTATTACTTTAGTAAAATAGTAAAAGTAAAAACTATAGGATGACCATATAACTATAGAGTGGGTCGTGTTAACTGTTTAgtctaaaggtgggtactaagttcgagtttagccgctaaaatcgctaaagtgaaaactaaatcagtaagaaaaaggcataaaattatacatatttgttgcaaatttttgtataacttgatggggaaaagcccaaagcaaattttcacaaagtttgtattccttaaaatagattattaaagaaaagtaatcgtgaaaaaatgacgattttagcggctaaactcgaacttaatacccaccttaaaatggAAAATACTTGGAGACAGACGGGATATTATTAGTTGGTCTTATAAACCAAACTCTGGTCTGAAATCAATATAAATGATTCAAAGTAAACAACACTTTTTAATCTTCGAAGATAATATTCGACATTGTCGTTGTAAAAATTCagatattaatatatttttataaaaattaaataattcgaTGTTTAAGCAGTTATTTATATAGCCGAGCaaaaagcgtctccaaaaaGTACTGAAAATGCTTTTTTGATCCGGGAGCGGTGCAAAATTTGggcagaagcgattaatttaatatgggcttgtcatagaacgaatttccacgatttcaacagccgttatactgaatatgcatcactgtGATACCAATTCACTGTttttgatgtgaattaaaaaaagttgtgatatcttgataaacattttttttaatttttaatgctttctaggttaggttaggtggcagccccgatgtatcaggctcacttagactattcagtccattgtgataccacattggtgaacttctctcttatcactgagtgctgcccgattccatgttaagctcaatgacaagggacctcctttttattagccgagtccaaacggcgttccacattgcagtgaaaccacgtagagaagctttgaaaccctcagaaatgtcaccagcattactgaggtgggataatccaccgctaaaaaactttttggtgttcggtcgaagcaggaatcgaacccaccaccttgtgtatgcaaggcgggcatgctaaccattgcaccatggtggatcCCTAATGCATTCTAAAGTTTCTCTGAATCGCTTAAccccaaacat
It includes:
- the LOC142232359 gene encoding UV excision repair protein RAD23 homolog B, with amino-acid sequence MKLQVKTLNQKSLVVEIDETKTVYDLKKELSLYPDIGVKPEFQKLIYAGKILSNEETIKSYNIDVKKFLVIMILKQPLPLIEKPESSTSVKEEKPAEDKPKPKEESTAAEFKTPPPPPAQPAATTPTAASATSNPETDAMVAQIVSMGYVEHDVRRALRASFNNPERAIEYLIEGIPTSPSTPEGDSYTDTDADLSMTPFEVFRGDPVFQNLRSALQQHPELIDAAIQRIGETNPALLELISENQQEFLSMLIDGSDDDEDDDDDDSS